The Arachis hypogaea cultivar Tifrunner chromosome 19, arahy.Tifrunner.gnm2.J5K5, whole genome shotgun sequence genome has a window encoding:
- the LOC112775546 gene encoding probable protein phosphatase 2C 49 isoform X1 has product MVAEAELVCQQSVALLDVKYFPNKGTGIHEIEDAAPTAISPPSFDRARPSESVSAQLLTSQDEAGPTERISDAALENAVLQFVPCIRSGSFADIGPRRYMEDEHIRIDDLSSHLGSLHTFPKPSAFYGVFDGHGGPEAAAYVRKNVIKFFFEDGSFPQTSEVDNVFLEEVENSLRKAFLSADSALADDCSVNTSSGTTALTALVLGRLLMVANAGDCRAVLCRKGEAIDMSQDHRPIYASERRRVEELGGYIEDGYLNGVLSVTRALGDWDMKLPKGSSSPLIAEPEFRQMVLTEDDEFLIIGCDGIWDVMSSQHAVSLVRKGLRRHDDPDKCARDLVMEALRLNTFDNLTVIIVCFSSLDNNESSTPPSPPCQRKIRCCSLSAEALCSLRSLLEGSASN; this is encoded by the exons ATGGTGGCTGAAGCAGAGCTTGTGTGTCAACAGAGCGTGGCGTTGTTGGATGTGAAGTATTTTCCGAACAAAGGGACTGGAATTCACGAGATCGAAGACGCAGCACCCACTGCTATCTCGCCTCCGAGTTTTGACCGAGCTCGACCTTCTGAATCGGTCTCCGCTCAGTTACTCACTTCACAAGAT GAAGCCGGACCTACCGAAAGAATCTCAGATGCAGCTCTTGAAAATGCTGTTCTGCAATTTGTTCCCTGCATCCGTTCTGGTAGTTTTGCTGATATTGGGCCACGAAGATACATGGAAGATGAACATATAAGGATAGATGATTTGTCGTCTCACCTTGGATCACTACACACCTTTCCTAAACCGAGTGCTTTCTACGGG GTTTTTGACGGTCATGGAGGACCTGAAGCTGCAGCTTATGTAagaaaaaatgtaataaaattcTTCTTTGAGGATGGTAGTTTCCCACAGACATCTGAAGTAGATAATGTGTTTCTGGAAGAGGTTGAGAATTCCCTAAGGAAAGCATTTCTTTCAGCTGACTCGGCATTGGCTGATGATTGCAGTGTGAACACGTCATCAGGCACCACGGCTCTCACTGCTTTGGTGCTTGGAAG GCTTCTGATGGTGGCCAATGCTGGTGATTGCCGGGCAGTTCTCTGTCGTAAAGGAGAGGCCATTGACATGTCTCAAGATCACAGGCCTATATATGCATCAGAGCGGAGGCGAGTTGAAGAATTGGGCGGTTACATAGAAGATGGTTACCTTAATGGGGTTCTGTCCGTTACTCGAGCCCTAGGTGACTGGGACATGAAGTTACCAAAGGGTTCTTCCTCCCCTTTGATTGCAGAGCCTGAGTTCCGACAAATGGTCCTAACAGAGGACGACGAATTCCTCATCATAGGGTGTGATGGCATCTGGGATGTGATGTCAAGTCAGCATGCAGTTAGCCTTGTTCGCAAAGGTCTGAGGCGACACGATGACCCTGATAAATGCGCAAGGGACCTCGTCATGGAGGCATTGCGCTTGAACACATTTGACAACCTCACTGTTATCATTGTTTGCTTCTCTTCCCTTGACAACAATGAGTCCTCTACACCTCCGTCTCCACCTTGCCAGCGGAAAATTAGATGTTGCAGCCTCTCTGCAGAGGCTCTTTGTAGCTTGAGGAGTTTATTGGAAGGGAGTGCCAGCAACTAA
- the LOC112775546 gene encoding probable protein phosphatase 2C 49 isoform X2 has protein sequence MEDEHIRIDDLSSHLGSLHTFPKPSAFYGVFDGHGGPEAAAYVRKNVIKFFFEDGSFPQTSEVDNVFLEEVENSLRKAFLSADSALADDCSVNTSSGTTALTALVLGRLLMVANAGDCRAVLCRKGEAIDMSQDHRPIYASERRRVEELGGYIEDGYLNGVLSVTRALGDWDMKLPKGSSSPLIAEPEFRQMVLTEDDEFLIIGCDGIWDVMSSQHAVSLVRKGLRRHDDPDKCARDLVMEALRLNTFDNLTVIIVCFSSLDNNESSTPPSPPCQRKIRCCSLSAEALCSLRSLLEGSASN, from the exons ATGGAAGATGAACATATAAGGATAGATGATTTGTCGTCTCACCTTGGATCACTACACACCTTTCCTAAACCGAGTGCTTTCTACGGG GTTTTTGACGGTCATGGAGGACCTGAAGCTGCAGCTTATGTAagaaaaaatgtaataaaattcTTCTTTGAGGATGGTAGTTTCCCACAGACATCTGAAGTAGATAATGTGTTTCTGGAAGAGGTTGAGAATTCCCTAAGGAAAGCATTTCTTTCAGCTGACTCGGCATTGGCTGATGATTGCAGTGTGAACACGTCATCAGGCACCACGGCTCTCACTGCTTTGGTGCTTGGAAG GCTTCTGATGGTGGCCAATGCTGGTGATTGCCGGGCAGTTCTCTGTCGTAAAGGAGAGGCCATTGACATGTCTCAAGATCACAGGCCTATATATGCATCAGAGCGGAGGCGAGTTGAAGAATTGGGCGGTTACATAGAAGATGGTTACCTTAATGGGGTTCTGTCCGTTACTCGAGCCCTAGGTGACTGGGACATGAAGTTACCAAAGGGTTCTTCCTCCCCTTTGATTGCAGAGCCTGAGTTCCGACAAATGGTCCTAACAGAGGACGACGAATTCCTCATCATAGGGTGTGATGGCATCTGGGATGTGATGTCAAGTCAGCATGCAGTTAGCCTTGTTCGCAAAGGTCTGAGGCGACACGATGACCCTGATAAATGCGCAAGGGACCTCGTCATGGAGGCATTGCGCTTGAACACATTTGACAACCTCACTGTTATCATTGTTTGCTTCTCTTCCCTTGACAACAATGAGTCCTCTACACCTCCGTCTCCACCTTGCCAGCGGAAAATTAGATGTTGCAGCCTCTCTGCAGAGGCTCTTTGTAGCTTGAGGAGTTTATTGGAAGGGAGTGCCAGCAACTAA